In the genome of Odontesthes bonariensis isolate fOdoBon6 chromosome 20, fOdoBon6.hap1, whole genome shotgun sequence, the window AGACGGGCAGAGGGCacagagaggtggagggaggaggaagacctgagggagggggggggtggagAGGAGATCAGACggatatgggggggggggcgaggTTGTGGATGGCCTTGAATGTGTAGAGTAGGATTTAAAAGTAATTCTGAAtttgactgggagccagtgaagctgctggaggaTGGGGGTGATAAGGTGAAGGGAGGGGTTCTGGTGATGATGCGGGCTGCAGAGTTTTGGACCATTTGAAGCTTACAAAGGGATTTGTGAGGGGCAACGAAAAGGAGTGAGTTACAATAATCGATGCGGGAGGTGACGAGGCTGTGGACCAGGATAGCAGTGGTGTGAGGAGTGAGAGAGGGGCGGAGACGATTAGCGTTACGTAAATGGAAATATGCAGACCGACTAATGTTACTGATGTGGGAGTGGAAAGAAAGTGTGCTGTCGAGGATGACACTTACTACTTGTCAATACTTACTTGGGCTCAGATTTAGCTTTGAAGCCAGTGATTTGCTTTTAAGTCCTTtaagaaatgacaaaaatataAAGCTTGTAATCAGTTCTGTAAATTAATCTTGTATAATACTGTATATTGAGTTGTCTCGAGGTGGAGGACGTTACAATTTTCCAAAAGGGTTTTTATCAGCTTTCAGTCCAGCGTTTGTGTCGGTTCCTTTGGATCTTACTGACACGGCACCTTATTTTGCTTCCTAGTTACATTCCAGTGTGTATTCAAGTCATTCACAATCTCCAGCAACATACGTGCTCATGTACTGTTGACATACACGCATACCTTGTACATCACTTAATAATGCAGTagagtttacatttttttcttgttattCTTGTCTCCTTTTCTGTAGATTTTGCACCACCATATAGCCTCAGtggagaagctcagtctgaccACCACAGGCTGTCCTTTGGTCATTCAGTGTCGTAACTTCAGGCTGGTTCATTTTGTGCTACAAAGAGAAAGAGACTGCCATGATATCTACAGCTCGCTGCTGCGTCTTCTGCGGCCAGGTGGGCTCCACTTCTGGttcaagcttctttttttttttttttcttcttctgttctgaTAACTGTAGACATTTTTACCCCATCGTTCCTTTCTCAGGCATTTGTTGCTCTTTTTGTGCGTCTTACCGACACATAACGTCAAAAAAATGTTATAATTTACAAACGTCTATAGATGGACTACTTCTCGTAAATGGCGATTTCATGTTTGTTTGGGATTGAAAGCATTTCCCTGTGGTTTTTGTTCTTGATGCAGTGTGCTATGAGGAGCTCTACGCGTTCTCCTACAACCCCAAACAGAACGACCAGCAGAGAGAGGAAGGGTGGCAGATCATCGACCTGAGGACGGAGTTTGAGAGGATGGGCGTCCCCTGTGACCAATGGCAGCTCACTGATGTCAACAGAGACTACAAGGTAGTAAACGCTGAAATGTTCCTTAAATGACGCACCACAGATCGCTTGATATTTCAGACAAATTCACTGAATCGTGCATATTCTGAGAGCGAGACAAACGAGTACAGATTGTATACAGTgatgttgataataataataagcttAATATGTAATAATAGATATTTTTAGCCTTAGAGACAGAATAGataaacacagcatgtcagacgGCTTGGAAGAGTGCAAAGGCCTTCCGAGACAAAGCagcaaaaaaaccaaacatttaATTAGAAAGGAGAAAAATGCAAGCAAGCACTGTGCTCACTGTGCTTTTTGAACTTTGGCCCCATCTCTGTGTGCCATGAACTCCACCTACcacaaagaaaataagaaaaggaCTTTGGACTTTCCTGATGTCACATGCTTACTTAACAGTAAAGTAACTGGTGCTTCCGGTTCCACCATGTAGCTCTGTCAcagttttttaaaatatatatacatatatatatatatatatatatatattaaaggaTAAATACAACACTTATATTGTGTTTTGTGTAAATGTTGTCCAGGCTTTTTTTACTTAATGCCTTTGTTGTGCTACGGCAGCTACGACTTGTTACTGATCCCTATCAGACATTATAAAGACATCATGCATGTTGGTCCAGAAGAGGGTGTCGAAGCTCCATTTTTAGTTCTACATCTCAGCTCCAGCGCTAGTGTGACGGACCAACGGGCTTTCTTACCAAAATGAATTAGTTGCACTGCAAAATTTTAAGAAAACACAGATGTATTCttacaaagattttttttttaaaatttttggaTCGAATAAAAGACACCATTCACTCAAATATTGATTATACTGAGTataatgctgaaaaaaaaggggacGATGTCTGTATCTGCCAGTATCTTTTGAGTctgtatgtttgtttttgtgatgCATGTACTTCTTTTGTGTGGTTGTTGCAGGTGTGTGAGACATATCCACGGGACCTTTATGTCCCCATCACAGCCAGTAAGCCTATCATTGTGGGGAGTTCCAAGTTCAGAAGCAAAGGGCGCTTTCCTGTGCTCACATATTTCTACCAAGAGAAGAAGGTATTTTTGGCGGTGGATCGTTGTTTTTATAAAACACTGCTGTTGTACAAAACTGGTACTGCTGGACCGGTAACTGCTACTGCTACATTCATATGCTTTTATGTCGTCAAGTTTGGATTGGTCCCTTTGTCTGTTGTTATGCTCTAATGGCTGACCAAAGAGCCAAAACGGCATCCAAAACGGAGGCGATggagttttttaaaaagaatcatATTCTGTCACTAAACTTGAAAGTAACGTGCCTTTTTACAGTACATTCTCTTATTCAATTAGCAAATGGTATATAAAAAGACAGAAGTAAATTCCCActgaacaaaaaataatcccagCAAATTTCAAGGGCCTTCAACCCTGGGAATTATGTTGTGACTCCTCATGAAAGTAGATAAAATGGCCAACATggaaaggagttttttttactgCGCTAACATGTACTTGCTTAAAATCGGATAGAAATACAAATTGAATTTTTCAGGATGACCTCTGTCCTATAGCAAAATTTCCCGACAGACTGACGTAGCTATCGCCCAGCATTACAAAACAAAGATTATTTTTAATTCTCCTGTAAAGCAACATCAGGAATGCAAAAACCTTGcctgctttctgtctctcacTGTGTGTGAGCTTCTTTTGTTGTTCAGCCATGCAGCTTAAAAAATCTGTTCACTGAATGTGCACACATGCCAGAAGCAGGAAGGACTTTGGTCCTTAAAAGTTGGAATGTCACAAAACATCATTCTGATGTGTTCAGTAATATAATCAAAAAGTTTCCAAAGAAATTAAAGTAAAAGTGAAATAATTGAAGATGATTTATGGCTAACTCACGCAGGATTTGAGTGtccttaaaggttttttttttttctatctctgATCCTTGTATTGTGTGGCAGGCGGCAGTGTGTCGCTGCAGTCAGCCTCTCTCTGGGTTCAGCGCACGATGCCTAGAGGACGAGAGTATGTTGCAGTCCATCAGCAAGGCCAATCACAACAGCCGATTTGTATACGTCATGGATACGAGGCCAAAGGTAAGACAATGACAACCAAACACATCTCTTCTGAACAACAGGCTTGGTTCGCGAGCACGGGATGTTATGTTTCAAAGGTCTGTGTAAATGGGTTCAGCCCCCTCTAAACACCATCTATTCCAGAACATGGCCACTTGCCAAAACTTTGCATtgcatgtttttgtttcatacaGTTGAATGCAATGGCCAACCGAGCAGCAGGTAAAGGCTATGAGAATGAGGACAACTACTCCAACATCCGTTTCCAGTTTGTTGGAATTGAAAATATCCATGTAATGAGAGCTAGCCTGCAGAAATTGCTAGAAGGTACTGCTACACACATGAGCACACTGCGTTGCATTTTTGGAGATTGAGATGGATATTTTGTTGCTGAAAATGAATCTGCTATTGTTCTGTCTCTCAGTGATTGGTATTCGATCTCTCACCATGAGTGACTACCTGGTGGGACTAGAAAGTAGTGGCTGGCTGCGGCATGTCAAGGCTGTAGTAGATGCAGCTATCTTTCTTACCAAGGTAACTCTTGTCTTTCTTGAATGCATATTGGTCCCTCTCCGTTAGGTCATCATACACAGCAACTGTCAAGAACTGTTTTCCCTTTGCTGTCTCCCCACATTTTTGTCCTGCAGGCAGTGACGGTGGAAGGAGCCAGTGTGTTGGTTCACTGTTCAGATGGATGGGACAGAACAGCCCAAGTCTGCTCCCTGGGGTCGCTGCTCATGGACCCCTACTATCGTACCATCAAGGGCTTCATGGTAAGAGCCGCAAACAGATGCAAAGTTAGATGTTAATGCTCGTATGAGTATTAATATTGTAATTCCCTGCTGGATGTTTTTGTGCGTCTTTTGCTTCTTTTCACATTCGTTCTCTTCTAGGTACTGATAGAGAAGGACTGGATCTCCTTTGGCCACAAGTTTGCAGACAGGTGAGCTGTATCTCTTTGGTAATTCCCACGTCACACAGGAGGGGGCTCAGCTACGCATCAGTGTTTGCTTACAAACATCAAGCTCGTGGCACAGAATCAGCATCGTTGGCTGAAATATTGTGTTCTGCGATGCCAGCCTgcctatacacacacacagcccatTCTGCTTCTCTTGCTGTCTTCCTTGCTGACTCAGAGGCGTAATAGTGCAAATCAACTTCGACCCTCAAAGCCACCTCTATGCTTTCACACATGACACCGATGCACAACGAAGGCACATCAGTCCCAGCTCGAAAAGCATAGGCCAAGCGTTTGCCTTTTGAACAGAGTAGCAGGATCTCTTCATAATATTGCCCCCATTTCAGAGTAAATAATTGATACACAGTCTCATTTGCACTCTTTACATCTTTAATGGTTATTTGATAGATATTATATGACTAATATTGCATGATTGCATCTGTGGATTTTGTACCTTAAGATGCGACCAGTTGGACGGAGACCCAAAGGAGGTGTCTCCCATCTTCACTCAGTTCCTGGAGTGTGTCTGGCAGCTAACTGAGCAGTTCCCACAGGTTTGTGGGAATGTGTTGATAGCACAACAGATGTGCTTCATGCATCTCATTTGCAGCCTGCTTGATGGTACTAATTTTTTCATTTCCCTCTCATTAGGCTTTTGAGTTCAGCGAGTGGTTTCTGCTGCAGATCCATGAACATGTCCACTCCTGTCAGTATGGAAACTTCCTTGGCAACAatcagaggcagagagaggagtTGCAGTAAGTCCTACAGGCATATATTTTGTGGAGTTGCAATTGTTTTCATCTCCAACGCTTCTAGAAGAGCTTTTCAGTTCTGTTGGCCACAGAAATGATAACTCTGAGACATATACGATGATTCTAAACTTTATATTAAAACCTGCACACTTATGATGCCAGAGTCATTATCCATTTTAAACAATATCctgtttcaaaaaaaaaaaaaaaaaatatcacctGACACAACCATGTAGCCTTTGCAGGCAGCACCAGTGAAGTAACATTTAATTAGAAGTGAGGACTGGCTAAAATGTCTCGTCTCTGTCAAAAAGTTCCccaaacattttgaacatttgTAATACACAAATCTGGGTTAtttaatattgctaatatgtaactgtttttttttttttttttttgttggttgcTGGTGAGGATAATCCTATTGAAAACTGTTCACTGTGTATTTTCAGACACTTTAAACCTTCAATTACTCATTGTCCTGTGTTGAAAGCATTCTGATGGTGATTCATAAGAAAATGACGCTGTTTAGTTATAAAGGAAGCTGGAAGCTCTACCCACAGGTTCCTTTGGGCGTGCCTGTATAAAGCCTGCCTGCAAAGTTTCAACCGGCCATTTATTTTGGCGCCCGTCCACAGATTTTTCTTGTCATTCATTGAAAAAGCTTATATTTACTTCACTGATTTCTTTGTGCCCTACCTGTTTTAACATGCTCACTTTgtttatttgaatttatttttcgTTTTTGATGATCATTACTtttctttatctatttatttttacctctttttttttaatgacgtCACTGCTGTAAACTCCTGTTATGTAATGTGATCTATGAATAAATTTGACACCGACTTTGAGTGAGGTCAACATGAGAATTCAGACTTTATTGTTGCGTCTTATATCTTAAGTGTCGTTCTATGTTCCAGGCTGAGAGAGCGGACTCACTCACTGTGGGCATATCTGATGAGTGAAACACAGAACTACTTGAATCCATTCTACAGCCCTGCATACTCTGAAGCACATCCTGTGCTGGAGCCCTCCACCTTGCCCTACCATTTCAAGTCAGTTCAGGATTCCTGCTTGTTTGGCATGCTTCACTGGTGTTTCCTAATGTCCGGTTCTTATCTACATGTTTGTTTTAACCTGTGCTTCCAAGGTTCTGGAGGAACATGTACCACCAGTTTGATCGGTCCATGCACCCACGGCAGTCTATCCTCAAAACCATTCTGACTATGAGGGAGAACACGCGCAAGGCAGAAAGCACACTGCACGCACTGGAGACTGTAAGCTGCAATCTTTTTATGTACAGTCGTCCATATACATTCAGATGCATTGGTTTGGGCACCTCGTCTCAAAATTTATCTTACTGTGAGTTGATTAGCTAGCAAATGATGAGTCTGTTTCCAAAAGCAGAGAGCTAAAGGGAAAAGGGCCTGAATCAATATCCTTGGCATCCTGTACGGTCAGTCGTTATTTGGCTACCATATTGTTTGGCAAGTATTGCAGCTTGTAGATGTTTTTAGCCAGCTAAGAGTCAGTGTTTCTGTATTTTTGATCATTCTTTCTTCGAAGTCTACTGGGAAACTCTCAGGATGACAGAAACTGTCAGCTTGATATGTCACTGTGGATTTCGGGGTCTGTTAAGGATCATAAACTGTCGTTGAAGCCACCTTCTTTTTATCTACATTTTGTTTTACAGATGGTTGGATGTTAGCTTGTAGAATATGCCGGCCATTTTAAAGCATCACTAGAGaatatggctttttttttttttttttttttttttttaattcaacctACAGTCATGGACATCCACTGACACAgaaacaaacctccatcacagCTATACACATGGGTAT includes:
- the mtmr6 gene encoding phosphatidylinositol-3,5-bisphosphate 3-phosphatase MTMR6 isoform X1 encodes the protein MEHIRTPKVEQVRLMDRFSNKSTNGTLYLTATHLIFVESSSNNSASAGQEIWILHHHIASVEKLSLTTTGCPLVIQCRNFRLVHFVLQRERDCHDIYSSLLRLLRPVCYEELYAFSYNPKQNDQQREEGWQIIDLRTEFERMGVPCDQWQLTDVNRDYKVCETYPRDLYVPITASKPIIVGSSKFRSKGRFPVLTYFYQEKKAAVCRCSQPLSGFSARCLEDESMLQSISKANHNSRFVYVMDTRPKLNAMANRAAGKGYENEDNYSNIRFQFVGIENIHVMRASLQKLLEVIGIRSLTMSDYLVGLESSGWLRHVKAVVDAAIFLTKAVTVEGASVLVHCSDGWDRTAQVCSLGSLLMDPYYRTIKGFMVLIEKDWISFGHKFADRCDQLDGDPKEVSPIFTQFLECVWQLTEQFPQAFEFSEWFLLQIHEHVHSCQYGNFLGNNQRQREELQLRERTHSLWAYLMSETQNYLNPFYSPAYSEAHPVLEPSTLPYHFKFWRNMYHQFDRSMHPRQSILKTILTMRENTRKAESTLHALETRLQQLGVTPIATSAPPAPPPTRDQRSNTLPPRPDSLILGAPVNHKEVQRQEDEDEQDEVGEEATESTDTERTVEGSSGTESRKQSYGELEGTFNSELAKEEPAVVSLEFGVARMTC
- the mtmr6 gene encoding phosphatidylinositol-3,5-bisphosphate 3-phosphatase MTMR6 isoform X2, producing MDRFSNKSTNGTLYLTATHLIFVESSSNNSASAGQEIWILHHHIASVEKLSLTTTGCPLVIQCRNFRLVHFVLQRERDCHDIYSSLLRLLRPVCYEELYAFSYNPKQNDQQREEGWQIIDLRTEFERMGVPCDQWQLTDVNRDYKVCETYPRDLYVPITASKPIIVGSSKFRSKGRFPVLTYFYQEKKAAVCRCSQPLSGFSARCLEDESMLQSISKANHNSRFVYVMDTRPKLNAMANRAAGKGYENEDNYSNIRFQFVGIENIHVMRASLQKLLEVIGIRSLTMSDYLVGLESSGWLRHVKAVVDAAIFLTKAVTVEGASVLVHCSDGWDRTAQVCSLGSLLMDPYYRTIKGFMVLIEKDWISFGHKFADRCDQLDGDPKEVSPIFTQFLECVWQLTEQFPQAFEFSEWFLLQIHEHVHSCQYGNFLGNNQRQREELQLRERTHSLWAYLMSETQNYLNPFYSPAYSEAHPVLEPSTLPYHFKFWRNMYHQFDRSMHPRQSILKTILTMRENTRKAESTLHALETRLQQLGVTPIATSAPPAPPPTRDQRSNTLPPRPDSLILGAPVNHKEVQRQEDEDEQDEVGEEATESTDTERTVEGSSGTESRKQSYGELEGTFNSELAKEEPAVVSLEFGVARMTC